A genomic stretch from Mya arenaria isolate MELC-2E11 chromosome 10, ASM2691426v1 includes:
- the LOC128205063 gene encoding receptor-type tyrosine-protein phosphatase mu-like isoform X2 — protein sequence MIGVIGFAIALCLLFSDITAQDDCSDCSCCNNGDCDSSRTCTSGCKNGYWHDRCDKKCTNNCARCSQYNGDYCYDCQQGYYVRYNNLCGKCRYSGCTCTYYSGCDECLEGYYDPSRRCIECPNNCNKCTSSSSCSSCNQGFYGSYCQYLCSSGCVDGICERATGTCICKTGWTDSKCNKCLPNYYGDQCSHRCRAECSECDDFNSCQSCVKGNYGSYCQNTCGKGCVNNECYKSNGQCQCQSNLFVGYQCDTCVPGKYGQNCNIECPGSCYSCTEATVCTSCKTGFFGKICEHNCSESCTSCSQLGQCVSCSTGYSHPRRQCICQDKMCSTPDNCDNCISNEYYPDNGSCCPCSLLQHCKSCNVTSNVTKCTACDEGFYPNESGECVNCSITCIDGQCDSLTGECKTGCESDNWGQFCEHKCNESCYTCNRSNGECLACASKMKYGPNCNINCSETCVDKECYISGKCINGCLKNNYGEMCENECDKNCISKGFGTRCSSESGECLHGCTPGYTAVVCHQMPQGETQTLGGSPAAAIGGGVAGGVILIIGVIAFLLLKKRRAGNSNKASTTLKTAQNDKQVDSSAVYATVNKNTVQPDAIYANTVDDTPQIILISNPSYQTPTEKNTSSEMTCKEDNLEIDDEDAIARDIAIRFEENGGVYYNNANEVNKTKVKVEELPAYVTDKTKNSYEEEFEKFPYGLTKPFEDSQKASNMLRNRYKGIYPYDDARVKILYNGSDYINASFIDGFKRRNEYVATLGPMSKQLGDFGLFWEMVWQQKIEKVVMVTNLIEENKGKCDQYWPNVGSSARYGNVNVTCLSEDEYAEFTRRTFHISQSSAERKLHQFHFTCWPDRSVPEDVTSLVEFRQMVLNTSTKLNGPTVVHCSAGVGRTGTYIALDILTKEGIAEGSIDIPGCVLNMRQNRPNMIQTLEQYQFLHRALVHSLTLDCNPVKGESYQRFLDSLNDGDRAKLFQQTQFTAEEYSEKESQAIARNKTLKGKNRPNADIPGDGNRPRLNKGIKEGRSDYINAVFINGHRTKNRYLVAQTPLPETVDDFLTLIYQESCSCIVSFETDNGNNKSVGSYFPADNQVLKTGAFSVKSLRQDGKDYYTKRTLMLEPTGQNKETVIKSIPQLAFSAWDSSKNTPRSASEFMDFINYVEEASRASTSRGPILIHCIDGASKSGLFCVVSLLIQKMAVEHEVSVVNAVRKIKARRMFAIPIQSQLEFCHECVLAYIKSFENNMYSNFGETL from the exons atattACAGCTCAGGATGACTGTAGTGATTGCAGCTGTTGTAACAACGGCGACTGTGATTCGTCTAGAACATGCACGTCGGGTTGCAAAAACGGGTACTGGCACGATAGATGCGACAAAAAGTGCACCAACAATTGTGCTAGATGTTCTCAGTAtaatggtgattattgttatGATTGTCAACAAGGATACTATGTTAGATATAATAACCTCTGCGGAAAATGCCGTTATTCTGGCTGTACTTGTACCTATTATTCTGGTTGCGATGAGTGTTTAGAAGGTTACTATGATCCTAGTCGTAGATGCATTGAATGTCCAAACAACTGCAATAAATGTACCAGCTCAAGCAGTTGCTCATCATGCAATCAAGGTTTTTATGGATCTTACTGCCAATACCTGTGCTCGTCCGGCTGTGTAGACGGAATATGCGAAAGAGCAACTGGAACGTGTATTTGTAAAACCGGTTGGACTGATAGTAAATGTAACAAATGTTTACCCAATTACTATGGCGATCAATGCTCGCACCGCTGCAGAGCAGAATGTTCAGAATGTGACGACTTTAACAGCTGTCAGTCATGTGTTAAGGGAAACTATGGGTCATATTGTCAGAACACTTGCGGCAAAGGATGTGTCAATAATGAGTGCTACAAATCAAATGGTCAGTGTCAATGCCAAAGCAATTTATTCGTAGGATACCAATGCGATACCTGTGTCCCAGGTAAATATGGACAAAACTGTAACATAGAATGTCCTGGCTCGTGTTATTCTTGTACTGAAGCGACAGTCTGTACCTCATGCAAAACTGGCTTCTTCGGTAAAATTTGTGAACATAACTGTTCTGAATCGTGTACGAGTTGCTCACAATTAGGACAATGTGTGTCTTGTAGCACAGGATATTCACACCCAAGAAGACAATGTATTTGTCAGGACAAAATGTGTTCTACACCTGACAATTGCGATAACTGTATAAGTAACGAATATTATCCAGACAACGGATCATGCTGTCCCTGTTCATTGTTACAGCATTGTAAGTCATGCAATGTGACTTCAAATGTAACCAAGTGTACTGCATGTGATGAAGGTTTCTATCCAAACGAGAGTGGTGAATGTGTTAACTGTAGCATAACATGCATAGATGGCCAATGTGATTCGCTAACAGGAGAATGTAAGACAGGTTGCGAAAGCGATAACTGGGGTCAATTTTGCGAACACAAGTGCAATGAATCATGTTATACATGCAACCGATCTAATGGTGAGTGTTTGGCGTGTgcttcaaaaatgaaatatgggCCGAATTGTAACATTAACTGCAGTGAGACCTGCGTTGATAAAGAATGCTATATATCTGGAAAATGTATCAACGGGTGCTTAAAAAACAACTATGGAGAAATGTGTGAAAATGAGTGCGACAAAAATTGTATCTCGAAAGGTTTTGGGACAAGATGTTCATCTGAAAGTGGAGAATGTCTTCACGGTTGCACGCCTGGCTACACAGCAGTTGTGTGTCATCAAATGCCTCAAG GTGAAACACAGACTCTTGGTGGCTCACCAGCAGCCGCTATAGGTGGAGGTGTTGCAGGCGGTGTGATACTAATCATTGGCGTCATCGCATTCCTTCTACTCAAGAAAAG ACGTGCTGGAAATAGTAACAAAGCATCGACAACATTAAAGACTGCTCAAAATGACAAACAGGTTGACTCATCAGCGGTCTATGCGACTGTGAATAAAAACA CTGTTCAACCCGACGCCATTTATGCGAACACTGTTGACGATACCCCACAGATAATCTTGATTTCCAATCCAAGTTATCAAACGCCCACAGAGAAGAACACTAGTTCAGAAATGACTTGCAAAGAAGACAATCTTGAAATTG ACGACGAGGACGCTATTGCACGGGATATCGCTATTAGGTTTGAAGAAAATGGAGGAGTGTATTACAACAATGCCAATGAGGTTAACAAAACCAAAGTGAAAGTTGAGGAGTTACCTGCGTATGTAACTGACAAAACGAAAAACTCGTATGAAGAAGAGTTTGAG AAATTTCCATACGGTCTTACAAAACCGTTCGAAGATTCACAAAAGGCTAGCAATATGTTACGCAACAGATATAAAGGAATTTACCCCT ATGACGATGCACGGGTGAAGATTCTGTACAATGGATCTGATTATATAAACGCAAGCTTTATTGAT GGTTTTAAAAGAAGAAATGAGTACGTTGCAACTTTAG gtcCGATGTCTAAACAACTTGGAGACTTTGGATTGTTTTGGGAAATGGTCTGGCAgcagaaaatagaaaaagttGTCATGGTCACCAATTTAATTGAGGAAAAC AAAGGGAAATGTGACCAATACTGGCCGAATGTTGGATCGTCTGCCCGTTACGGAAACGTTAACGTTACTTGTCTGTCAGAAGATGAGTACGCTGAATTTACCAGACGAACTTTTCACATATCTCAG AGTTCTGCAGAGAGAAAACTCCACCAGTTCCATTTCACGTGTTGGCCAGACAGAAGTGTCCCTGAGGATGTTACTTCTCTTGTGGAGTTCAGGCAAATGGTCCTGAATACTTCGACAAAGCTGAACGGTCCAACAGTGGTTCATTGCAG TGCTGGTGTTGGACGAACGGGCACCTATATTGCTCTTGACATCCTGACGAAGGAAGGAATAGCGGAAGGGAGCATTGACATCCCCGGATGTGTGCTCAACATGCGACAGAACAGGCCCAACATGATTCAAACACTG GAGCAGTATCAGTTTCTCCACAGAGCCCTTGTTCACTCATTAACGTTGGACTGTAACCCGGTGAAAGGGGAGAGTTATCAGCGGTTCTTGGACAGCCTCAATGACGGTGATAGGGCGAAGTTGTTTCAG CAAACCCAGTTCACAGCGGAAGAATATTCAGAGAAAGAATCTCAGGCGATCGCGAGAAACAAAACACTCAAGGGCAAAAATAGACCAAACGCCGACATTCCAG GTGACGGGAACAGACCCCGGCTGAATAAAGGCATAAAGGAGGGCAGATCGGATTACattaatgctgtttttataAAC GGTCATCGGACGAAGAATCGCTATTTGGTTGCACAAACACCTTTGCCAGAGACAGTCGATGATTTCCTAACGCTCATTTATCAAGAGTCTTGCTCGTGTATTGTCAGCTTTGAAACGGACAATGGAAATAATAAG AGCGTGGGCTCATATTTCCCTGCTGACAATCAAGTGTTAAAGACAGGGGCGTTCAGTGTGAAAAGTTTACGGCAAGATGGGAAGGATTATTACACAAAAAGAACTCTGATGTTGGAGCCAACGGGACAAAATAAG GAGACTGTCATAAAAAGCATTCCGCAACTAGCGTTCAGTGCCTGGGACAGTTCGAAAAATACTCCAAGGTCCGCATCAGAGTTTATGGACTTCATTAACTATGTTGAGGAGGCATCAAGAGCATCTACATCTCGAGGACCAATTCTCATTCACTGCAT TGACGGAGCCAGCAAGAGTGGTTTGTTCTGTGTTGTTTCCCTGCTCATACAGAAGATGGCCGTTGAACACGAGGTCAGTGTTGTAAACGCTGTCAGAAAGATCAAGGCAAGGCGAATGTTCGCTATTCCAATCCAG TCCCAGTTGGAGTTCTGCCATGAGTGTGTTCTGGCGTACATCAAgtcttttgaaaacaacatgtacTCAAACTTCGGGGAAACACTCTGA